Genomic segment of Toxoplasma gondii ME49 unplaced genomic scaffold asmbl.1939, whole genome shotgun sequence:
GCTTTTGTGGAACTAAGACGGCCACCTTGGCCCCTATTTCCACCAGCTGACGTGTTATATCGCGATCGTGTTCGAAAAACACTTCTCCCGGCACCAGGAAGTAGCCAGAAAGAAACTGAGTCAGGACAAGGATTGTTGGAGTTGTCTCTAGGTACTGTCCCTCATGTCGGTGCTCCGGCTGTACATGGCAGCGACAGCAGATGGTGGCATCAACTGGAGGCGATGGAACTCGCAGTGGTAGCGAGAAGGCAAGCCGATGAGAAAAGGGAGGCTAATGAGGAGAGGCGggtcagagagagaaagcaggccgaagagagaaaggaggccgAAGCGAAACGGCAGCTAGGTATCAGCAGTGCGCTACTTCCCCTGAGGGCGCAAGTCCACGCATTTCCAGAAGAACGTAAGGACAGTTTGGCTCGTTGCTGGAGGAGCTTTTGAAATACGGTCCTCGAAATaagggaacgagagagaagaacatgcTCCCAGAGGAGCGTCAGCCCATAGCACTATCTGACAGAGTACGCCTTTTCGAGACTGGCGTATGGTGCCGACGAAGCCATGACTACCCGCGTAGTTTGTGCTCGCGGTCTAACTCAAGGGTGGCACGTGTCTATCTTTGCGTGGTCCGCTATTTTGGCGTGCATTTCTCAGGCACTACAGGAGGTGACGACGAAACAGCGTCGAGCTCTGTCCCCAGCTTGGGCACAACGGGCTCTGCGATTCCGCACACACAGGATCCTTGTGAGGGTGAGTCTGGGCTGTCGAATGGGAGGGCTGCAAGCTTGGACGAGGGATCGCAACCTGGCCCGCCACCTACACAACAACCAACATATCTGCGTCTGGCGCATTCGGGACGGCGACTAGTGACTGGGGAGTCCCAGGCATCGCCTTCCGGAGATGAGGGTGTGGCTCAGCGCTCCGgacaggaggaggaggaggcagaggaagggGAAATCCGGGAGATGCTGGCGTGGCTACGCGGTACGCTGTAGACGAAACGTCTATCTCGCCGCCCAGCTGCGTGTGTGATTGACCCGTCAGGCAATGCGGCTGCAGGGAGGGTTCGTCGGTGCAAGACCCGTTCAGGAATGGTTGATTCAGTAGACTGTGTGTCCACATCGTTGAGCGAGGGAGGGTGGTGAAGTGCTTATCATACTCTGCCTAGACCCGAGCGATTGTCGACAATTCCCTGCAGTCGCCCTGTGACGCGGTTGGGTCCTGCTTTCTCCTTGCATGTTTGTCTCAGGCATGATGGGAGAGGGCCAAGGAGAGGCGTCGGCGTCTGCCGACAGTCAGGGCGCAGCCGGTGGGTTTGCAGACGCTCAGACGCCGAGTCGTGGTGAGGGTGAGTCTGTGTGGATGAGTGGGAGATTAGGAGGCGTGGACGAGGGATCGGGTTCCGGCCGACCACCTGCTCATCAGCTACCGCATGCGCTGTCGGTCTATTCGGGTCGAGATATGGTGGGTGTCGACGACCAGATAACGTCGCCCGGAGACGAGGGTGTGCCGCATCTTGTCCCGGAGGCGCTGGATGACGAGCAGCTCCAAGAAATGAGAAGATGGTTAGAAGGTACGATTCGCGCGCATCGTCAGACGGGTCACCATGTAGCGTCTCTGGCCGACACGTCAGGCATGCTGGTTGTAGGAGGGGCACGcttgaaaaaaacgcagataTGGCATGGTCTCGTCGGTAGACCGTGTGTCCACAGCGTAGAGAAAAGGGGAGTGTGATGGAGAAATTAGCATTCTGTCTCGAGAGCGAGGCGCGTTTCCATGACTTCAGCCATATTCACGCGGCTGAGGTGatcctctgcgtctttcatGCATTTCGCAGGTGTGTTGGAAGCgggcggcggagacaccccGACGTCTGCTGACACGCAGGGCACAACCGCTCCATTAACACCTATGCAGACACATGGTCGTGATGAGGGTAAATCTGGGTGGCCGAGTGGGCGGCCAGCAAGCGTGGACGAGGGATCGCAACCTGGCCCGCCACCTACACAACAACCAACATATCTGCGTCTGGCGCATTCGGGACGGCGACTAGTGACTGGGGAGTCCCAGGCATCGCCTTCCGGAGATGAGGGTGTGGCTCAGCGCTCCGgacaggaggaggaggaggcagaggaagggGAAATCCGGGAGATGCTGGCGTGGCTACGCGGTACGCTGTAGACGAAACGTCTATCTCGCCGCCCAGCTGCATGTGTGATTGACCCGTCAGGCAATGCGGCTGCAGGGAGGGTTCGCCGGTGCATGACGCGATCAGGAATGGTTGATTCAGTAGACTGTGTGTCCACATCGTTGAGCGAGGGAGGGTGGTGAAGTGCTTATCATACTCTGCCTAGACCCGAGCGATTGTCGACAATTCCCTGCAGTCGCCCTGTGACGCGGTTGGGTCCTGCTTTCTCCTTGCATGTTTGTCTCAGGCATGATGGGAGAGGGCCAAGGAGAGGCGTCGGCGTCTGCCGACAGTCAGGGCGCCGCCGGTGGGTTTGCAGACGCTCAGACGCCGAGTCGTGGTGAGGGTGAGTCTGTGTGGATGAGTGGGAGATTAGGAGGCGTGGACGAGGGATCGGGTTCCGGCCGACCACCTGCTCATCAGCTACCGCATGCGCTGTCGGTCTATTCGGGTCGAGATATGGTGGGTGTCGACGACCAGACAACGTCGCCCGGAGACGAGGATATGTCGCCGCTTTCTTCAGGAGCGGTGGACGACGCAGTCATCCAGGAAGTGTTATTGTGGTTAGAAGGTACGTTGCGCCAGAGCCCAAGGCTCACTTCCAAGGAGCTTATATGTTGAGATCTCAGGGACTGCAGTTGCAGGAAAGGTGCATTTGCCCAAGCCAGTCATATCATGTTCGCTTCCGTACGCCGTGAGTTGACGGCGGTGCGCGACGATGGTAATGAAGAGATTAGCAAGCTGTCCTCACAACCGACGGAGTGCCCATGAATCTTGCAGTCTCCGTCTCACGCCGATGAGATGCTTATCCTCCACTGCATCTTTCAATCAGGCGCTACaggagaggacgacggaGCGGCGCAAACGTCTGATGACACTCACACTGCAGTCACTAATCTCTCGATGTTGCCGACACATTCCTTTGGTGAGCGGCCACTGGCAGTTTGGGCGCGGCGGCTGGTACGCAGCAACCTCTAGGAGGTTTGAGGGGAGTGGCGGCGATATGGTGACTACTGATCTTGAGTGACCTGTTCGCAGAAGTTGGAAAAAAAAGATGGCCTTGCGTTGTCAGGGAAGTGTCTGGGAGTGGCGTAGCGGCCGGCGCCACGATGTAACCCAGAGGGGGCTGGACCCAGTCGGTAGAGGGTGGAAGTGCCTCTTGGTGGAGTGGCTGCTGCCAGACGATTTCATTACGAAGcagtggggggggggggcacCTTGTGGTCTGTGCGATAGTTGCCGGCCCCCGACGGGTCATAGAGGATCAAGGACTGGCGCACGTGACCGATGTGTCTTAGCAgcccgccttcgcctctgagTGCCAGTAAGGAACCGCCTCTATCCAAAACGGTTTCTGAAAGACTGTCGGCAATGATCTGAGCGTGGCACACTTTGCCAGCAAGCCGTTGGATGCGCACAGCTCGAGTAGTTGCTGCTCGATAACTCACTCGTTGTGatgcttctctgtccttgCGTGCTGCTTGCAGGCGCTGGGGAAGAGGAGGGTGCGAGCACGACCATGTCTCGTGAGAGCCAGCGGCGGTCAAGTGATTTCTCGTCTGAGACGCCATTTCACATTAATGTGGCGGCGTCGGAAGTGTCAAGCGAGACGGGTGCTGATACGGAAACGCAAGGAATGGGAACGAGGGAAAGTATGATGGCGATTTCGTCTTTGCGCCCATCAGCTGAATTGCTCTCCGAAGAGGGATTCGTCACACCAAGCCCGGCTCCACAACGTGTGCAGGAAACAGGGCTGCATCAGTCGTCAGGAAGCGGCATTCAGGGGACTGGCTCCGTACAGGCGACTATGCAGTTTCCGGCAATCAAAGACGATAGCGTGAGATTCTCGCCTACTTGGGATTCCGAGCCTGTGATGGAGTGGTGGCCTCTGCAACTGGTGTTGGAACTTCAAACGCCGACGACAGAACTGGCGTCTGAGACACCCGGGAGCTCGGTATCCTTTCCTCATTTTGGATCCGTCGACCGGGAAACACGGGCAGTGGATCAGCCGCACGGATCCGCTGATGAGCGAGACCGTTCGCGACTCACCGGTGGAAGTGCTGGTCATGAGGAAGCTTCCTCTAAAGGCGCTTCAGACAGTAAAGGCTCTCTTTCGTTCAGCGGGGTTTCTGCAAGGACTAGTGGCAAATCTATGACGTTAGGGGACGCGATGCCTTCGTTCCGAGATGTGGAGACAGTGGATGCAGTCAGCGGATCGGACGGACGGGGCAGTGTGCCACCACACCCGGAGTATCTCGGACTTCAGGAACGAGGAGCGTTCCATCAACATCGGCGAGGACGGCTGCATGCTGCTACATTCGGTCCGCTGACGAGGCCACCACAGCGGCCGCAATCACATCGACCACTGCGGGAGCGTGCTGGCGTCTCAGGTGGGACACTGTCACCCTCGGCGTTCACTGCAGACTCGCCCAAGCCTAGTGGGAACTCGAGTTCTGAGAAATTTGACTGATGCGAATTCTCCCGTTCTTATCAAAACGCCACTGTCGAAACACGTACCGGGTTGGGGTCCACCAGGACTTGAAAGACTGTGGGATAACAGGCGTAGCATCGCATGTACCCATCATTGGAAGTGAGTCACTATCGTTCCAAGCGGCAGCGAGAACCACCAAAACAGAACAGAGTGCACACGTGCATTAGTCCGAGCGGTAGTCAACAAGAAAGCATTGGACGAGTCGATCGACAGGCACCGCATAGGTAAATTCTTGAGTAGCTTGGAGGGCGCAGGAAATCCGAAACGAGATCAACGGTGGGGGACCTGATCGGGCTGAGGCTTGACCCAGACGGGCGTTAGTCAGCGAA
This window contains:
- a CDS encoding hypothetical protein (encoded by transcript TGME49_329800) — translated: MQAVPSHCGVSQSNVMEGCLPTALPGPDRAPHAEGTRGTQRPALPLTTSSTDPQLAAPPSPERPPVAFVELRRPPWPLFPPADVLYRDRVRKTLLPAPGSSQKETESGQGLLELSLGTVPHVGAPAVHGSDSRWWHQLEAMELAVVARRQADEKREANEERRVRERKQAEERKEAEAKRQLGISSALLPLRAQVHAFPEERTTGGDDETASSSVPSLGTTGSAIPHTQDPCEGMMGEGQGEASASADSQGAAGGFADAQTPSRGEGESVWMSGRLGGVDEGSGSGRPPAHQLPHALSVYSGRDMVGVDDQTTSPGDEDMSPLSSGAVDDAVIQEVLLWLEGATGEDDGAAQTSDDTHTAVTNLSMLPTHSFGAGEEEGASTTMSRESQRRSSDFSSETPFHINVAASEVSSETGADTETQGMGTRESMMAISSLRPSAELLSEEGFVTPSPAPQRVQETGLHQSSGSGIQGTGSVQATMQFPAIKDDSVRFSPTWDSEPVMEWWPLQLVLELQTPTTELASETPGSSVSFPHFGSVDRETRAVDQPHGSADERDRSRLTGGSAGHEEASSKGASDSKGSLSFSGVSARTSGKSMTLGDAMPSFRDVETVDAVSGSDGRGSVPPHPEYLGLQERGAFHQHRRGRLHAATFGPLTRPPQRPQSHRPLRERAGVSGGTLSPSAFTADSPKPSGNSSSEKFD